The Impatiens glandulifera chromosome 3, dImpGla2.1, whole genome shotgun sequence genome contains a region encoding:
- the LOC124930478 gene encoding uncharacterized protein LOC124930478 produces MKFPHKITENVDWNSIRTHTGAVAGGRPSPKFLLFLVILASSIYVLFTITFLFSSHPCHDNHPLPTAADRHHEYHSNATDHQEKTELKHIMFGIAASASLWEKRKEYLKLWWRPEKEMRGYVWLDRAVKTFPNDILPRILISGNTSGFRYTNKKGHRSAIRISRIVSETVRLGVNGVRWFVMGDDDTVFITDNLVRVLSKYDHGGFYYIGSSSESHVQNIAFSYLMAYGGGGFAISYPLAVAIEEMQDRCIKRYPSLYGSDDRMQACMAELGVPLTKELGFHQCDIYGDLFGILAAHPVTPLVTLHHLDLIQPIFPNMTRVQSLKHLMLPMKFDSAGLVQQSICYEVEKKWTITVSWGFAVQVFRGYLTPKEVEIPPRTFSNWYKNTDYKGYAFNTRPIARNPCQKAFIFYLSKAKLDLSTNVTETQYMHHRVTQLECKWKMPDPGSLEKIVVYKKTDPHLWDRSPRRNCCRVKASKKKSLILEVSVCKEMEISAI; encoded by the exons ATGAAATTTCCCCACAAAATCACCGAAAATGTTGATTGGAATTCTATTAGGACTCATACAGGCGCCGTCGCCGGCGGCCGCCCTTCGCCCAAGTTCTTGCTCTTTCTTGTTATTCTTGCCTCCTCTATTTATGTCCTCTTTACAATAACCTTCCTTTTCTCTTCTCACCCCTGCCACGATAACCACCCTTTACCCACCGCCGCCGATCGTCACCACGAGTACCATTCCAATGCTACAGACCACCAAGAAAAGACTGAATTAAAGCATATAATGTTTGGTATTGCGGCATCAGCGTCTCTCTGGGAAAAAAGAAAGGAGTATTTAAAGCTATGGTGGCGACCGGAGAAGGAAATGCGGGGATACGTCTGGCTGGATCGAGCCGTCAAGACCTTTCCTAACGATATACTACCCCGGATTCTAATCTCCGGTAACACTTCTGGGTTTCGATACACCAACAAGAAAGGACACAGGTCGGCGATTAGGATATCGAGAATCGTGTCGGAGACTGTGCGGTTGGGGGTGAACGGCGTGCGGTGGTTCGTGATGGGCGATGATGACACGGTGTTTATTACGGATAATCTTGTGAGGGTTTTGTCGAAGTACGATCACGGTGGGTTTTATTACATCGGAAGTTCGTCGGAGAGCCATGTGCAGAACATAGCATTTTCGTACTTGATGGCGTACGGCGGCGGGGGTTTTGCGATTAGTTATCCGTTAGCGGTGGCGATTGAAGAAATGCAGGATAGGTGTATAAAGAGATATCCGAGTCTTTATGGGTCGGATGATCGGATGCAAGCATGTATGGCTGAACTCGGTGTTCCACTCACTAAAGAACTCGGTTTTCACCAG TGTGACATATATGGAGACTTGTTTGGTATCTTAGCCGCGCACCCTGTGACTCCATTGGTAACTTTGCATCACCTCGACCTAATCCAGCCAATTTTCCCAAACATGACAAGAGTTCAATCCCTAAAGCATCTTATGCTTCCTATGAAGTTCGATTCAGCAGGCCTTGTTCAACAATCCATTTGTTACGAGGTCGAAAAGAAATGGACAATCACGGTGTCATGGGGATTCGCGGTTCAAGTCTTTCGTGGGTATCTAACACCAAAGGAAGTCGAAATACCTCCTCGTACGTTCTCGAATTGGTACAAAAATACCGATTACAAGGGCTATGCTTTCAACACGAGGCCCATTGCTAGGAATCCGTGTCAGAAAGCGTTTATTTTTTACCTGTCAAAGGCGAAACTAGATTTGTCGACTAATGTAACGGAAACTCAATATATGCATCATCGTGTTACTCAACTTGAATGTAAATGGAAGATGCCCGATCCCGGTTCACTTGAGAAAATTGTGGTTTACAAGAAAACCGATCCACATTTATGGGACAGg TCTCCAAGGAGAAATTGTTGTAGGGTTAAGGCGTCCAAGAAGAAAAGCTTGATTTTAGAAGTTAGTGTATGTAAGGAAATGGAGATTAGCGCAATATAA